One segment of Bacteroides caecimuris DNA contains the following:
- a CDS encoding GNAT family N-acetyltransferase, whose amino-acid sequence MMIKEQVKALWKICFNDSEEFVEMYFRLRYKTEVNVAIQSGDEVISALQMLPYPMTFGGETVQTSYISGACTHPDFRSKGVMRELLSQSFARMLRNGIHFSTLIPAEPWLFDYYARMGYASIFKYSTKEIVLPEFIPAKEIAVSVVPEFQEEIYSYLNKKLSERACCIQHTPEDFQVIMTDLAISGGYLFVARQENEIKGVTIIYKGDKHIIINELCAEDKDVEYSLLHAIRQHTGYKCMVQLLPPEDQQPQHPLGMARIINAKEVLQIYAAAFPEDEVQLELSDKQLSVNNGYYYLCKGKCMYSTERLPGAHIQMNISELTDRILQPLKPYMSLMMN is encoded by the coding sequence ATGATGATAAAGGAGCAAGTAAAAGCATTGTGGAAAATCTGTTTTAACGATAGTGAAGAATTCGTTGAAATGTACTTCAGACTGCGCTATAAAACAGAGGTGAATGTCGCCATCCAAAGTGGCGATGAGGTAATCTCTGCGCTTCAGATGCTTCCTTATCCGATGACTTTCGGCGGAGAAACAGTGCAGACTTCCTATATTTCAGGAGCCTGTACGCATCCCGATTTCCGAAGCAAAGGGGTCATGCGAGAGCTCTTATCACAGTCTTTCGCCCGGATGCTGCGAAATGGAATACATTTCAGTACATTGATACCGGCAGAGCCCTGGTTGTTCGATTATTATGCCCGCATGGGATATGCTTCCATATTCAAGTATTCAACTAAAGAGATCGTTTTGCCGGAGTTTATTCCTGCTAAAGAGATAGCGGTCAGTGTGGTTCCGGAGTTTCAGGAGGAGATCTATTCTTATTTGAATAAGAAACTTTCTGAACGGGCTTGCTGTATTCAACACACGCCGGAAGACTTTCAGGTTATTATGACTGATCTTGCCATCAGCGGAGGATACTTATTTGTAGCCAGGCAAGAAAACGAAATCAAGGGAGTGACTATTATATATAAAGGAGACAAACATATCATTATCAATGAGCTTTGCGCTGAAGATAAAGATGTGGAATATAGCCTATTGCATGCTATCAGGCAACACACCGGATATAAGTGCATGGTTCAACTTTTGCCTCCCGAAGACCAACAGCCTCAACATCCGTTGGGCATGGCACGTATCATCAATGCCAAAGAAGTGCTGCAAATCTATGCCGCGGCTTTCCCCGAAGATGAAGTACAGCTGGAATTGTCGGATAAGCAATTGTCGGTAAATAACGGATATTATTATCTGTGTAAAGGGAAGTGCATGTATAGTACCGAGCGACTGCCCGGTGCGCATATACAGATGAATATTAGCGAACTAACCGATAGAATACTCCAGCCGTTAAAGCCGTATATGAGCTTGATGATGAATTAA
- a CDS encoding BNR repeat-containing protein yields MTRLLLFIGIMLVPVIVCSQCLVEVGKGYSCTSVNTAVFRNNSLVTHGDEQYISYYDADGYLTLGKRKLDSEQWTLHRTQYQGNVKDGHNIISMMVDGEGYVHVSFDHHGHKLNYCRSIAPGSLELGDKMPMTGLDEGNVTYPEFYPLVNGDLLFAYRSGSSGRGNLVMNRYSLKERKWTRVQDVLIDGENQRNAYWQLYVDEQGTIHLSWVWRETWHVETNHDICYARSFDNGVTWYKSSGEQYELPIKLSNAEYACRLPQNCELINQTSMSADAGGNPYIATYWRDPDSDVPQYRIVWNDGKIWHHRQVSDRKTPFSLKGGGTKMIPIARPRIVVEGGEVFYIFRDVERGSCVSMAHAADVGIGKWTITDLTDFPVDAWEPSHDTELWKKQRKLHLFVQHTRQGDGERTAEIEPQMVYVLEMDRNTNK; encoded by the coding sequence ATGACCAGACTATTATTATTTATTGGAATAATGCTTGTGCCTGTTATCGTTTGTTCGCAGTGCTTGGTAGAAGTAGGAAAGGGATATAGTTGTACTTCGGTCAACACTGCGGTATTCCGTAATAATTCCCTGGTTACCCATGGAGATGAGCAGTACATCAGTTATTATGATGCTGACGGTTATCTGACATTGGGAAAACGTAAACTGGACTCCGAACAATGGACGCTGCATCGTACCCAATATCAGGGAAATGTGAAGGACGGCCATAATATCATCAGCATGATGGTGGACGGAGAAGGCTATGTGCACGTTTCTTTTGACCATCACGGTCATAAACTGAATTATTGTCGGAGCATTGCTCCCGGTTCTTTGGAGTTGGGAGATAAAATGCCGATGACCGGACTGGATGAAGGAAATGTCACTTATCCGGAATTCTATCCTTTGGTGAACGGGGATTTATTGTTTGCCTACCGTTCCGGTTCTTCCGGTCGTGGTAATCTGGTAATGAACCGTTACTCATTGAAAGAACGCAAGTGGACTCGTGTTCAGGATGTCTTGATTGACGGCGAGAATCAACGAAACGCCTATTGGCAACTATATGTTGATGAACAGGGAACTATCCATCTTTCATGGGTGTGGCGTGAAACCTGGCATGTAGAGACAAACCACGATATTTGTTATGCCCGTTCGTTTGATAATGGAGTGACCTGGTACAAGTCCAGTGGAGAGCAATATGAACTCCCGATTAAACTTTCGAATGCGGAATATGCTTGCCGTCTGCCGCAGAACTGTGAATTGATAAATCAAACGAGTATGAGTGCCGATGCGGGTGGAAATCCTTATATAGCTACGTATTGGCGAGATCCCGACAGTGACGTACCGCAATATCGCATTGTATGGAATGATGGAAAAATATGGCATCACCGTCAGGTAAGCGACCGTAAAACTCCTTTTAGCTTGAAAGGCGGTGGCACGAAGATGATTCCTATCGCCCGTCCGCGTATTGTCGTAGAGGGTGGAGAAGTTTTCTATATTTTCCGTGATGTAGAACGGGGAAGCTGTGTTTCAATGGCTCATGCTGCCGATGTCGGCATCGGCAAATGGACGATAACAGATTTAACAGACTTTCCGGTAGATGCCTGGGAACCGTCACACGACACGGAACTTTGGAAGAAACAACGAAAACTGCATCTCTTTGTGCAGCATACCCGCCAAGGGGATGGCGAACGTACGGCAGAGATTGAACCTCAAATGGTGTATGTGTTGGAAATGGATAGGAATACAAATAAATAA
- a CDS encoding DUF2156 domain-containing protein: protein MIPFKDITLADKDTITSFTMKSNRRNCDLSFSNLCSWRFIYNTKFAVVDNFLVFKFWAGDQLAYMMPVGTGDLKAVLWELIEDARKENQHFCMLGVCSSMRSDLEAILPEQFTFSEDRDYADYIYLRSDLSTLKGKKFQAKRNHINRFRNTYPDYEYTPITPDRIQECLNLEAEWCKVNNCDQQEGTGNERRALIYALHNFEALGLTGGILHVNGKIVAFTFGMPINHETFGVHVEKADTSIEGAYAMINYEFANRIPEQYIYINREEDLGIEGLRKAKLSYQPATILEKYMACLKEHPMNMVKW, encoded by the coding sequence ATGATTCCATTTAAAGATATCACGTTAGCAGACAAAGACACAATCACCTCATTCACGATGAAAAGCAATCGCCGTAATTGTGATCTTTCATTCTCCAATCTTTGCAGTTGGAGATTCATATATAACACTAAATTTGCAGTAGTCGACAACTTCCTGGTATTCAAATTCTGGGCAGGAGATCAACTCGCTTATATGATGCCCGTAGGTACAGGAGATTTGAAAGCAGTATTGTGGGAGCTGATAGAAGATGCCCGCAAAGAGAACCAGCATTTCTGTATGCTGGGAGTGTGCAGCAGTATGCGCTCCGATCTCGAAGCCATCCTTCCAGAACAGTTCACTTTCTCAGAAGACCGCGACTATGCGGATTATATTTATTTGAGAAGTGATCTTTCTACGCTGAAAGGGAAGAAATTCCAGGCAAAAAGAAATCATATCAACCGGTTCCGCAACACTTATCCGGATTACGAATACACACCGATTACCCCGGACCGTATTCAAGAATGTCTGAATCTGGAAGCAGAGTGGTGTAAAGTGAATAACTGTGACCAACAGGAGGGAACAGGCAACGAACGTCGCGCCCTGATTTATGCTCTCCACAACTTCGAGGCACTCGGACTGACAGGAGGTATTCTTCATGTGAACGGTAAAATTGTCGCATTCACATTCGGTATGCCTATCAATCATGAAACGTTCGGCGTGCATGTAGAGAAAGCGGATACCAGTATTGAAGGTGCGTATGCCATGATTAATTATGAATTTGCCAACCGGATTCCCGAACAATATATTTATATCAACCGGGAAGAGGATTTAGGTATTGAGGGTTTACGCAAAGCCAAACTGTCTTACCAGCCGGCAACGATTCTGGAAAAATATATGGCTTGCCTCAAAGAGCATCCCATGAATATGGTTAAATGGTAA
- a CDS encoding BT_3987 domain-containing protein → MMKMNKIWMVACVAATLIGGVYGCDDDKDFTYEGQLDLSLLNLTQAREVWDGAECNVATNLQQSEDETPVKNFTYKLNLSLYQGRTAGQEAKVSLVVNKDTLDKVSAKVAEGGIYAKYDGAKLLPEGYYHLSSQTLTLQAGETKSDAVSVTVYSNELVTACQEAERDLLYVLPLTIESSSSYGINPKTNTLMLLFNVSYVEPAEDESGPEYLPDPNDAPETTEDGLVLKFHDEFNGTGEPDWNVWRWEEGFQRNQELQWYQKENAICKDGALIITGKEERVKNTNYEAGSSDWKKNREYAEYTSSCLITKDYRFRKGRLLVRAKIPTAMGAWPAIWTTGGSTDSWCWEWPLGGEIDLLEYYLVNGKPSVHANVCWGSDTRWSGKWQSYNRPVAEFIAKDKNWGKKYHVWRLDWCLDEDENTLRLYLDDELMNEIKDLKATTVNGSGGLDDGWWRGAWRNPYLDDGNPNEGFGQCIWLNLALGSNGGEPDLSKFPLEYHVDYVRVYQFE, encoded by the coding sequence ATGATGAAAATGAATAAAATATGGATGGTCGCTTGTGTGGCGGCCACCCTCATCGGTGGAGTGTATGGTTGTGACGATGATAAAGACTTTACTTATGAAGGTCAATTGGATTTAAGTTTGCTGAACCTGACACAAGCTCGTGAAGTGTGGGACGGTGCGGAGTGTAATGTGGCTACGAATTTGCAACAAAGCGAGGATGAAACGCCTGTTAAGAACTTTACTTATAAGTTGAATCTTTCTCTTTATCAAGGGCGCACTGCCGGACAAGAAGCTAAAGTGAGTCTGGTTGTGAATAAAGATACGCTCGATAAAGTATCGGCTAAAGTGGCGGAAGGAGGTATTTATGCAAAATATGATGGCGCGAAATTGCTTCCCGAGGGCTATTATCATTTATCTTCTCAGACATTAACGTTACAGGCCGGTGAAACAAAATCGGATGCCGTATCAGTGACTGTTTATTCCAATGAATTGGTTACCGCTTGTCAGGAAGCAGAGCGTGATTTGCTGTATGTACTTCCGTTAACGATTGAGTCTTCATCTTCTTATGGAATCAATCCTAAGACGAATACATTGATGTTGCTATTCAATGTGAGCTATGTAGAGCCGGCTGAGGATGAAAGTGGTCCGGAATATCTGCCTGACCCTAACGACGCACCGGAAACAACGGAGGACGGACTTGTTTTGAAGTTTCATGATGAATTTAATGGAACGGGAGAACCGGACTGGAATGTATGGCGTTGGGAGGAAGGTTTCCAACGTAATCAGGAATTGCAATGGTATCAGAAAGAAAATGCGATTTGCAAAGACGGGGCATTGATAATCACAGGAAAAGAGGAACGGGTAAAAAATACGAATTATGAGGCTGGAAGCAGCGACTGGAAGAAGAATCGTGAATATGCTGAGTATACTTCGAGTTGTCTGATTACAAAAGATTATAGATTCCGGAAGGGACGACTGCTTGTCAGAGCCAAGATACCTACGGCAATGGGTGCATGGCCGGCTATTTGGACAACCGGTGGAAGTACTGACAGTTGGTGTTGGGAATGGCCGTTGGGAGGTGAGATTGATTTGCTCGAATACTATTTGGTAAATGGAAAGCCGAGTGTACATGCCAATGTTTGTTGGGGTTCCGACACCCGTTGGAGTGGCAAATGGCAGTCTTATAACAGACCGGTTGCGGAATTTATAGCGAAAGACAAGAACTGGGGAAAGAAATATCATGTTTGGCGGTTGGACTGGTGCCTGGATGAGGACGAAAATACCTTGAGACTTTATCTGGATGATGAGTTGATGAATGAAATTAAGGATTTGAAAGCGACTACAGTAAATGGTTCTGGTGGACTGGATGATGGTTGGTGGAGAGGAGCATGGCGTAATCCGTATCTTGATGATGGCAATCCTAATGAAGGCTTCGGTCAATGTATCTGGTTGAACTTGGCTTTAGGCTCCAACGGGGGCGAACCGGACTTGTCGAAGTTTCCGCTCGAATATCATGTAGACTACGTTCGTGTTTATCAGTTCGAATAA
- a CDS encoding DUF2264 domain-containing protein, which produces MNLNRHCILLLLMAILMIPSQDLSAKKKKQVKEPTDRELWAEVLYRMAEPVLSNMSEGKLQQNMLVELSPTWDGRNKKVTYMECFGRLMAGLAPWISLPDDDTTEGIQRKQLREWALKSYAQAVDPESPDYLLWRKEGQTLVDAAYIAESFIRGYDALWVPLDSVTKQRYITEFTQLRRVDPPYTNWLLFSATVEAFLRKAGAPSDTYRIASALRKVEEWYVGDGWYSDGKDFAFDYYNSFVLHPMYIEPLEIMTNGGKNKVWNMPDCDYNRAVKRMQRFGMILERFISPEGTLPVFGRSITYRTGTLQPLALLAWREWLPKELPNGQVRAAMTAVIKRMFGDDRNFNEKGFLTLGFNGKQPKISDWYTNNGSLYMASLAFLPLGLPADHPFWTSPAEDWTSKKAWEGNDFPKDHAFH; this is translated from the coding sequence ATGAACTTGAATAGACATTGCATATTACTATTGCTTATGGCAATCTTGATGATTCCGTCACAAGACCTGTCGGCAAAAAAGAAGAAACAAGTGAAAGAACCGACCGACCGTGAGTTATGGGCGGAAGTGTTGTATCGTATGGCTGAACCGGTGCTTAGTAATATGAGTGAAGGTAAGCTGCAACAGAATATGTTAGTAGAGTTAAGCCCGACATGGGACGGAAGAAATAAAAAGGTTACTTATATGGAATGTTTCGGACGTTTGATGGCAGGACTGGCTCCTTGGATTTCATTGCCGGATGATGATACGACCGAAGGTATCCAGCGGAAACAACTGCGTGAATGGGCGCTCAAGAGTTATGCGCAGGCTGTCGACCCGGAAAGTCCCGATTATTTGTTGTGGAGAAAGGAAGGGCAAACCTTGGTGGATGCCGCTTATATCGCGGAAAGTTTCATAAGAGGATATGATGCTTTATGGGTTCCGTTGGACAGCGTGACGAAACAACGTTATATTACCGAGTTTACACAGCTTCGCCGGGTAGACCCGCCTTATACGAATTGGTTATTGTTCTCTGCTACCGTAGAAGCGTTTCTGCGGAAGGCGGGTGCGCCAAGTGATACTTACCGCATAGCTTCGGCGCTGCGCAAAGTGGAAGAATGGTATGTCGGTGACGGCTGGTATTCGGATGGAAAGGATTTTGCTTTCGACTATTACAATAGTTTTGTATTGCATCCCATGTATATAGAACCGCTGGAAATAATGACCAACGGCGGAAAGAATAAAGTCTGGAATATGCCGGACTGTGATTACAACCGTGCAGTAAAACGAATGCAACGTTTCGGAATGATTTTGGAACGGTTCATCTCTCCCGAAGGGACGCTCCCTGTTTTCGGTCGTTCTATTACCTATCGTACAGGAACTTTGCAGCCTTTAGCATTGCTGGCATGGAGAGAATGGTTACCCAAGGAATTGCCGAACGGACAAGTGCGTGCAGCCATGACGGCTGTTATTAAGCGGATGTTTGGCGATGACCGCAATTTCAATGAGAAAGGATTCCTCACTTTAGGTTTTAATGGCAAACAACCGAAGATATCCGACTGGTATACAAATAATGGTAGCTTATATATGGCATCACTTGCTTTCCTGCCGCTCGGACTTCCGGCTGACCATCCCTTCTGGACATCTCCTGCCGAAGACTGGACAAGTAAAAAAGCCTGGGAAGGGAATGACTTCCCGAAAGACCATGCTTTTCATTAA
- a CDS encoding family 43 glycosylhydrolase, which yields MVYLKNYLVIPLLLAFLPLLAKAQNDGWQLVWSEEFDTEGRLSPSVWNYEQGYARNEEAQWYQPDNAVCKGGSLIIEARKEHGRPNPLYVPGSNDWRKKREFIEYTSSSVTTAGKKEFLYGRFEVRARIPVAKGAWPAIWLLGSHMEWPSCGEIDMMEYYHIKGIPHILANAAWGTDKKWSAKWDSQAIPYAHFTDKDPDWASKFHIWRMDWDEEAIKIYLDDELLNEIPLNNTVNGSIGKGTNPFTKPQYLLLNLAIGGINGGPVDETVLPMKYEIDYVRVYQKEKKIVSGKVWRDIEGNVINAHGGGILFHQGIYYWFGEHRPESGFVTEKGVNCYSSVDLCKWKPEGIVLAVSGEEGADIEQGCIMERPKVIYNEKTGKFVMWFHLEKKGKGYSSACAAVAVSDSPTGPYRFIRSGRVNPGIYPLNMKEKEKRIKWDFSEYKEWWTPGWYNAIEKGLFVRRDLEGGQMSRDMTLFVDDDGKAYHIYSSEDNLTLQIAELSDDYLGHTGRYIRIFPGGHNEAPAIFKKDGTYWMITSGCTGWEPNKARLLTATSILGEWKQLPNPCVGEKADKTFGGQGTYILPLQGKEDWFVFMADSWRPESLSDSRYIWLPIQFNEKGIPFIEWIDRWKPY from the coding sequence ATGGTATATTTGAAGAATTATTTGGTTATACCGCTGTTACTAGCGTTTTTGCCTTTGCTTGCAAAGGCGCAAAATGATGGTTGGCAGTTGGTTTGGAGCGAAGAGTTTGATACGGAAGGGAGATTGTCCCCTTCTGTATGGAATTACGAACAAGGTTATGCACGTAACGAAGAGGCTCAGTGGTATCAGCCCGACAACGCTGTCTGCAAAGGAGGCTCTCTCATTATCGAAGCCCGGAAGGAGCACGGTCGCCCGAATCCTCTTTACGTGCCCGGTAGTAACGACTGGCGTAAGAAACGGGAGTTTATAGAATACACCTCTTCATCGGTGACGACTGCCGGAAAGAAGGAGTTTCTCTACGGACGCTTTGAAGTGCGTGCACGCATACCGGTGGCGAAAGGTGCATGGCCGGCTATTTGGCTGTTGGGCAGTCATATGGAATGGCCCTCTTGCGGGGAGATTGATATGATGGAATATTACCACATCAAGGGGATTCCTCATATATTGGCAAATGCTGCATGGGGAACAGATAAGAAATGGAGTGCAAAATGGGATAGCCAGGCCATTCCATACGCTCATTTTACCGATAAAGACCCCGACTGGGCTTCCAAATTCCATATTTGGAGAATGGACTGGGACGAAGAAGCGATTAAGATTTATTTGGATGATGAGCTTTTAAATGAGATTCCTTTGAATAATACGGTAAACGGAAGTATCGGCAAAGGGACGAATCCTTTTACGAAACCACAATATCTTTTGTTGAATCTTGCTATTGGTGGTATTAATGGTGGTCCGGTTGATGAAACTGTTCTTCCGATGAAGTATGAGATAGATTATGTGAGAGTTTATCAGAAGGAGAAAAAGATTGTTTCCGGTAAAGTGTGGAGGGATATAGAAGGGAATGTGATTAATGCGCATGGGGGAGGCATACTTTTTCATCAAGGTATATATTATTGGTTTGGCGAACATCGTCCCGAATCCGGTTTTGTGACAGAAAAAGGAGTAAATTGTTATTCATCCGTTGATTTATGCAAATGGAAGCCTGAAGGTATTGTCTTGGCTGTTTCCGGTGAGGAAGGGGCTGATATTGAACAAGGATGTATCATGGAACGTCCGAAAGTGATATATAATGAGAAAACCGGAAAGTTTGTGATGTGGTTTCATTTGGAAAAGAAAGGGAAAGGATACAGTTCTGCGTGTGCAGCCGTTGCTGTCAGTGACTCACCAACCGGACCATATCGGTTTATCCGTTCCGGTCGTGTCAATCCGGGCATTTATCCATTAAATATGAAGGAAAAGGAAAAAAGGATCAAATGGGACTTTTCAGAATATAAAGAATGGTGGACTCCGGGATGGTATAATGCGATTGAAAAAGGATTGTTTGTAAGAAGGGATTTGGAAGGAGGACAAATGTCCCGCGATATGACTCTGTTTGTGGATGATGACGGGAAGGCTTATCATATTTATTCTTCGGAAGATAATCTGACATTGCAGATTGCCGAATTGTCTGATGATTATCTCGGTCATACAGGCAGGTATATACGCATTTTTCCCGGCGGACATAATGAAGCCCCCGCTATTTTCAAGAAAGACGGGACGTACTGGATGATAACTTCCGGTTGTACGGGATGGGAGCCTAATAAAGCCCGGTTATTAACTGCTACCTCGATTCTTGGAGAATGGAAACAACTTCCGAATCCATGTGTCGGAGAGAAAGCGGATAAGACGTTCGGGGGACAAGGCACATATATCCTTCCTTTGCAAGGAAAGGAAGACTGGTTTGTTTTTATGGCAGATAGCTGGCGCCCGGAGAGTTTGTCGGATTCACGTTATATCTGGTTGCCTATTCAATTTAATGAGAAAGGAATACCTTTTATTGAATGGATTGATAGGTGGAAACCTTATTAA
- a CDS encoding LrgB family protein, whose product MSFLENNFFLLAITFGIFFFAKLLQKKTGLVLLNPILLTIALLIIFLKMTNISYETYNKGGHLIEFWLRPAVVALGVPLYLQLEMIKKQLLPILLSQLAGCIVGVISVVLIAKFMGASQEVILSLAPKSVTTPIAMEVTKAIGGIPSLTAAVVVAVGLLGAICGFKTMKIMRVGSPIAQGLSMGTAAHAVGTSTAMDISSKYGAYASLGLTLNGIFTALLTPTILRLLGVL is encoded by the coding sequence ATGAGCTTCTTAGAGAATAATTTCTTCCTGCTGGCTATCACCTTCGGGATTTTCTTCTTTGCCAAATTGCTTCAGAAGAAAACAGGACTGGTATTATTAAATCCTATATTGCTGACCATCGCCCTATTAATCATCTTCCTTAAAATGACAAATATCTCATACGAGACCTATAATAAAGGAGGACATCTGATCGAGTTCTGGCTCCGCCCGGCTGTTGTTGCTTTAGGCGTACCTTTATATCTTCAATTGGAGATGATAAAAAAGCAGTTATTGCCAATCCTTCTGTCTCAACTGGCAGGCTGCATTGTCGGAGTTATTTCAGTAGTGCTGATTGCGAAGTTCATGGGGGCTTCCCAAGAAGTAATCCTGTCTCTGGCTCCCAAATCGGTTACGACTCCGATTGCGATGGAAGTAACCAAAGCCATTGGCGGTATTCCGTCACTGACGGCGGCAGTTGTTGTGGCAGTTGGTTTATTAGGAGCAATCTGTGGTTTTAAGACCATGAAAATCATGCGTGTAGGCAGTCCGATCGCCCAAGGGCTTTCGATGGGGACAGCCGCTCATGCTGTCGGAACTTCCACCGCAATGGACATCAGCAGCAAATATGGAGCATACGCCAGCCTGGGTCTGACTCTGAATGGAATTTTCACTGCACTGCTCACACCTACGATCCTTCGATTATTAGGTGTTTTGTAA
- a CDS encoding glycoside hydrolase family 88 protein, producing the protein MKNLYVTLFSAFLLSGMVCASCVDKKTDSSEEVIEIIHKVNGYWQTNHPEHGRSFWDNAAYHTGNMEAYFLTKKPEYLEYSKGWAEHNEWKGAKSDDKTCWKYSYGESDDYVLFGDYQICFQTYADLYNLEPDTQKIARAREVMEYQMSTSNHDYWWWADGLYMVMPVMTKMYNITKNPLYLEKLHEYLAYADSIMYDDEAGLYYRDGKYVYPKHKSVNGKKDFWARGDGWVLAGLAKVLKELPETDKYRQEYIDRFRTLAKSVAACQQPEGYWTRSMLDPEHAPGPETSGTAFFTYGLQWGINNGFLDSDEYQPIAEKAWKYLSTVALQPDGKIGYVQPIGEKAIPGQVVDANSTSNFGVGAFLLAACERVRHLNK; encoded by the coding sequence ATGAAGAATTTATACGTAACTCTTTTTTCGGCTTTTCTTCTGAGCGGTATGGTCTGCGCAAGTTGTGTGGACAAGAAAACCGATTCTTCGGAAGAAGTGATAGAGATAATTCATAAGGTGAATGGATATTGGCAGACGAATCATCCGGAACACGGCCGTTCTTTTTGGGACAATGCTGCCTATCATACCGGAAATATGGAAGCCTATTTCCTGACAAAGAAGCCGGAATATTTAGAGTATTCGAAAGGTTGGGCTGAACATAACGAATGGAAAGGTGCTAAATCGGATGATAAAACTTGTTGGAAGTATAGTTATGGAGAAAGTGACGACTATGTACTTTTCGGGGATTATCAGATTTGTTTCCAGACCTATGCTGATTTATACAATCTGGAACCGGATACACAGAAGATAGCCCGTGCCCGTGAAGTGATGGAATATCAGATGAGTACTTCTAACCATGATTATTGGTGGTGGGCGGATGGTTTGTATATGGTAATGCCTGTAATGACAAAGATGTATAACATCACGAAGAATCCGCTTTACCTGGAGAAATTGCACGAATATCTTGCTTATGCCGACAGTATCATGTATGATGATGAAGCCGGACTTTACTATCGGGACGGTAAATACGTATACCCCAAGCACAAAAGTGTGAACGGTAAAAAAGATTTTTGGGCGCGTGGAGATGGCTGGGTATTGGCAGGATTGGCAAAAGTGCTGAAGGAGCTTCCTGAAACAGATAAGTATCGTCAGGAATATATAGACCGTTTCCGCACATTAGCCAAATCTGTTGCTGCTTGTCAACAACCGGAAGGCTACTGGACACGCAGTATGCTTGACCCGGAACATGCGCCGGGACCGGAAACCAGTGGAACGGCTTTCTTTACTTACGGTTTGCAATGGGGCATAAATAACGGCTTCCTTGATTCAGATGAATATCAGCCGATAGCTGAAAAAGCATGGAAATATCTCTCAACGGTTGCTTTGCAACCCGATGGTAAGATTGGGTATGTACAACCGATTGGCGAGAAAGCGATACCCGGACAGGTAGTAGACGCCAACTCTACTTCAAATTTTGGAGTGGGGGCGTTTCTATTGGCTGCTTGCGAACGGGTTCGTCATTTGAATAAATAA
- a CDS encoding discoidin domain-containing protein gives MKLNIKYMFAAFMFLGMIGCDKNFEEFETTGGKSPASVELSTVVSEALPGQIKLTWKAPEGDYAYMQIRYYDPLQKKDICKIASKGTTEMLIENTRARFGDYTFYLQTFSTAHEAGVVQELKARSGAMPASYTEKSRTQVALTVEQLSCNYPDVSEGYFDRLIDGKTADPSFFHTNWHSPQVDLPHYIQINLKEEHENFAFEYYTRDTGNADGFPTSAELQISTDGEHWETVSTLNGLPTTRQTKYASDFVMPGKKFKYFRFNVLTSSQNKKYFHIGEIAFFDADIEKYDPETVPLD, from the coding sequence ATGAAGTTGAATATTAAATATATGTTTGCGGCCTTTATGTTTTTGGGAATGATTGGCTGTGATAAGAATTTTGAAGAATTTGAAACAACGGGAGGAAAGAGTCCTGCTTCCGTGGAACTCTCCACAGTCGTGTCGGAGGCTTTGCCGGGACAGATTAAATTGACTTGGAAAGCACCCGAAGGGGATTATGCTTATATGCAGATTCGCTATTATGACCCCTTGCAAAAGAAAGATATCTGTAAGATTGCTTCTAAGGGAACAACGGAAATGTTGATAGAGAATACTCGTGCCCGTTTCGGAGACTATACTTTCTATTTGCAGACTTTTAGTACGGCTCATGAAGCAGGAGTGGTTCAGGAATTGAAAGCACGGTCGGGTGCGATGCCAGCATCCTATACAGAAAAATCCCGCACGCAGGTTGCTTTGACGGTAGAGCAGTTGTCTTGTAATTATCCGGATGTGTCCGAAGGGTATTTTGACCGTCTGATAGATGGTAAAACAGCGGACCCATCTTTCTTTCATACCAACTGGCATTCTCCGCAGGTCGATTTGCCGCATTATATACAGATTAATTTGAAGGAAGAGCATGAGAACTTTGCGTTTGAGTATTATACGCGGGATACTGGTAATGCGGACGGATTCCCTACTTCCGCAGAATTACAGATTAGTACGGATGGCGAGCATTGGGAAACGGTTTCTACTTTGAACGGGTTGCCTACAACACGTCAGACAAAGTACGCTTCTGACTTTGTAATGCCGGGTAAGAAGTTCAAATATTTCCGTTTCAATGTGTTGACAAGTTCGCAGAATAAGAAATATTTCCATATAGGAGAAATTGCCTTTTTTGATGCAGATATCGAAAAGTATGACCCGGAAACAGTTCCTTTGGATTAA